Below is a genomic region from Leptospira yasudae.
GAAAGTTAGGAACACAAGGACCGCTCGTTTCCGAAATCGGCCTCGGTTGTATGGGAATGTCGGACTTCTACGGCACAAAGGAGACTCGGGATCGGGCCGAAAGCATTCGCACGATTCACACGGCTCTGGATGCGGGAATCAATCTTCTGAACACGGGGGATTTTTACGGGATCGGACACAACGAGTTGTTGATCGCGGAGGCATTGAAGTCGGCTCCGAACCAACCGCTGATCAGCGTAAAGTTCGGAGCGATGAGAACTCCGCAAGGAGGGTTTACCGGTTACGATGCAAGACCCGCCGCGGTCAAAAATTTCGCCGCGTATTCCCTAACCCGACTCGGAGTGGAAGCGATCGATATCTATCAACCGTCCCGCGTAGATCCGACCATACCGATCGAAGAAACGGTGGGTGCGATCAAAGAGCTGATCGAGGAAGGAAAAGTGCGTTATCTCGGATTATCGGAGGCTTCTCCCGAAAATATACGACGTGCGCATAAAATCCATCCAGTGACCGCGTTGGAGATCGAATACTCGTTGGCAACGAGGTTGATCGAAAAGGAAATTCTTTCCACAGCAAGAGAACTCGGAATCGGAATCGTCGCTTACGGAGTTTTATCCAGAGGACTTCTTTCCGGAAAAATTTCGGGCCAACTGGAAAGCGGAGATTTTAGAAATCATTCTCCGCGCTTTATGGGAAAAAACCTTGAATCCAATCTGGAGCGGGTCAATCTGCTTCAAGAACTTGCAAAGGAAAAAGGCTGTAGTCCCGCACAACTCGCGATCGCGTGGGTGCTTCATCAAGGAGACGATATCGTTCCTTTGATCGGTTCCACGAAGACGGGAAGTCTGAAGGAAAACTTAGGCGCGCTGAACATATCTCTCAACCGCGAAGAATTGAATCGAATCTCGGAAGCGTTTCCGGACGGTTCCTTCCAAGGAGAAAGATATCCCGCGTTTCAGATGCAGACCGTAGCCAAATGATGTATGCCCAGAACAGGCTTAACGCCCGATGAACTTTATAACAAGGCGCTCGATTCGACGGAGGAAGAAATCCGACGCAACGGAGTCGAACGTCTTAAGCTGACCGACATTGCAAGAGAGCTCAATGTCAGTCACGCGGCTCTCTATAAATTTTTTTCGGACAAACAGTCTCTTCTGGACGAGGTTTCCAAACGATGGCTGGATAGAATCGATCGGGAATTGGAAAGAATTTCGAAACAGAATTCTCCGGTCGAAACGATTCTCACCGAATGGTTCACAACCTTGCACACGATGAAACGTGAAAAGGTTCTTTCCGATCCCCGCCTTTTCGGCGCGTTCAATCTTTCCGCGGAAAAAACCAGACCGTTCGTCGTGTCCCATCTCAATCACATGGCCGAACTTCTCGAAGGCTTAGTGCAAACGGGAATTTCAAACGGAACGTTTCATTGTTCGAACGCGAAGGAAGGAGCGAGAATTCTCTTCGAAGGAACCGCGTCCTTTCATCATCCCCGTTTGGTTTTGGAATCGATCGAAGAGGATCGCAGACAAGCGCTCAAGGCGCTCATCAAAACTTTGCTCGCGGGTTTGAAATCAAAGACGTTGTAAACCGGTTTTTGGGAATTTTAGAGGAGTTCCCACATTTCAAAAAATCTTTGATTCATACTTTTGCGGCGATTCTTAGTCGGAACAATCGATGCCCGAAGAAAATTCTTCTTTTCTAATGTTTAGGATGAATCAAATGCGGTTCGTCCAAGTCCTTCCATAACGCGGAATTCCCGATCGTAATCGAAGCCTCGTGAATTTCCTTTAAGAACGCTTCTTCCTTTTCCGGATTTTTTTTCTTATCTTTCGAATCCAAAGATTCCTTTACTCCCGAAAGAATCTTATCCAAGAGAAATGAAATCGGTTTGTCCCAGATCGCCGAAGTGGTCACGATCACCATTCTTCTGTGAGGAATCACATACACGAACTGACTTCCCTTTCCGTTCGCCATAAACGTTTTTTTTCCTTCGAACTGATGCGTCCACAATTGATAACCGTAATTCTGCGACGCTCCCGGTTGGATCGCCTGCTTGATCCAGTCGGGCTTAAGAATTTTTTTGCCTCGATAAATTCCTTTATCCAAATACAGAACGCCTAACTTCAACATATCGATCGGCTTGAGTCTTAAACCGAAACCTGCGGTTTGTCTTCCCGACGGAGAAGTATACCATTCATATCCTTTGAAATCGAGCCATGAGAACAAAGTCTTTTCGGCGAAATGAAGCAGAGTCATTCCCGCTTTGTTTTCCAAAACCGCGGCGGCAAGTTGAGAATCTCCGTTGCTGTAATCGAACTTCGTTCCGGGTTTATCCTTCACTTCGGGAAGCAGCGCGATTACGAGAGGATCTTCCGCAGTACGAATGTCTTCCCGTTCGGGAAACTCGGACCAACGCATTCCCGAAGCCATGTGAAGAACGTCTCTGAGTTTTAAGGATTCTTTTCCATCCAAAAGAGGAAACGGAAGATTGCCGAGCGAACGCAAAGAATTCATCACAGGTTCGTCCACGTTTTTCAGAACGCCTTCCAAGTTGAGAATTCCGAGCAAGGTGGAAGTGACCGTTTTTGTGACGGAGTACACGCTGTGGTTGTGGTCGTGCGTAACTCCTCCCGCATAACGTTCCATCACGAGCTTGCCGTCTTTAAAGATCAGGAGAGAACGGACTTCGATTCCTTCTTCCCGGATCGATTTTGATAAGCGAAGTAAGGGCGCGGAATCCAAACCGGCTTCTTCGGGAAGAGCGATCGGAAAACCTTCGTAAGGAGTTCGATTCAGTTGTTTCGGGGCGAATGAACGCGCCGCGCTTCGTAAAGCGACTTCTCCCTCGGGCTGGGTGGAAGCACAGGAAAGAACGAATCCGATCCAAATCAAAAAAAGCCAAATTCTCATACAACGCTCACTCTTTTTAGTAAAACAACCAAATCGATTCTTTTTCTTTTGGATTTCCCAATTTTGAAATTTATCGAACGACCCATAGGGAGTGAGATAGCTGGAGCCCGCGGAGCGATCAGGCGAAAGCTCTTTGCGTAGCAAAGATGAGCGCCCGAACTCAGTAAAACGCTCTCTACGGATCGCGTTTTAGGAAGCGACTTGCTGAGCTCAGGGAGCGAGATTGAATTATGCCGAGTGGCTCTTTGCGTAGCAAAGATGACCGATCTAAGTTGCGCCCCAAAACGCGATTCATAGAAAGCGTTGCGTAAAAATTACGCTCGTCCTTCATCTGATTCAGTAAATTGCAACCGATGGGTCGCGATTTAAGATTTGAATCGCTTTTTTTCGGATCTTCTGCGAAGATTCAGAAAGGCAATTCCGATGAATCGTACATTCATACTTCGTTCTTTATTGATCTGCTTTTTATGCGTCGCTGTTCCGCATCTGGGTTGCCTCGTTCGAGTGGATTGGGACGGGAACGAGAAGAATGTCAAGAAGGGCCCTTCTCCCGATGCGTTTCCTACGATCGAGGATGCAAACCTTACCCAAGCGGAACGAGCCAGGTTGATTCGGGAAGGAAAACTAACGCCCCTTTCTCCGGACGGTCTCGCATTGATTCACGGCCGAGATTCCGGTTTTTCCTACGAACACGCCTGCACGCAACTTCTCGCGAAGTGCCAGGGGAATTGTATGGAGGAATGGTATCCGTTCACGTCCATTTTCTTGCCGATCATAGGTTACAGAAGCGCGAAACAAAGACAGTGTATGGATCGATGCAATCAATTCTGCAAACTTCCGAGTAGAATTCTTTCGGGAGAAACGAGCACAACTCCGACGACTCCCGGTCCTCAAAGCCAGTGAGGTTCAATCAAAAATCCTAATATAGATTTTGCCTTTCGAAAACCGGAAAAAATCGACGTTTTTTATACCGTTCCGATTTTAATTCCGAAGAGATTCTTATAATTATCATTTCCGCTTAACGGTTAAAAATTTCTTGCCATTTCCGATAAATCGCCGATGCTTTCCCACCTGGAGAAAACATGGCCGACTCAAAAGAAATCGTCGTATTTACAACGCTAAGCGATCGGGATCTCGCGGAGATTCAGATTTCAGAAATGCTTCAGGAAGGGATCATTATCTCAGGAACGATTTTTCCCGAAGTTACGCTGATGTATCAGTGGGACGGAAAGATCGCGATGGATACGGAAAACAAGATCATGATTAAGGCGAGATCGGATCAATATCCTAAGATCGAAGAATTCATCATGAAACATCACCCTTACCTCGCTCCGGAAATCATCCGTCTCGACGTAAGTTTCGGCAGCGAGAATTATCGCAAATTCATTAAAGCGAAGATCGATAAGGCGGGCTGATCGTCTCTTAACCTTCTCCGCCGCCCGTAATATTTCTCAAAACCCTGCTGATGATTTCGGGTTCCAGCAAAAGGGCGAATGCGATTCCGCATAACGCACCCCAAAGATGCGCGTCGTGATTGATTCCGTCCGACGCCGCGTTTCTCGAAGAAAAATACGTATACACAAGGTAAAGAACGGCGTAGATCGCGCCCGGAATCGGGATCGGAATAAACATCATATAAAGCGATAAGCCCGGATAAAACAGAATCGTAGCGAACAAAACTCCGCAAACGCCGCCCGACGCTCCGAGAGTCGCATAAAGCGGGTTATCCGAATTCTTTCTCCAGGAAATGACGCTCGTAATCAGAATCGTTCCTAGATAAAAAATCAGAAACTTGATCGGGCCTACGGTCAGTTCCAAATTCTTCCCAAACGAATAAAACGAAACCATGTTGAAGATCAAATGCATCCAATCGGCGTGAATAAAACCGGAAGTAAGAAGCGTGTAATAATTCTTATCCCGCTCTAGTCGATACGGTGTTAGAATGAATTTTCCGAGTTTTTCCTCGGACGCAAAACACCAAACGCTCAAACCGAAAGTGACAAGACAGATCAGTATCGTAATCAAGATGAATTCCTTTGTGTTAGTTTTCTGCGGAAGAATCGTTCGTCTGAATCGACAACATCTTATCCCGTAGGATCGCGGCTCTTTCGAAATCCAGATCCTTAGCGGCCTTCATCATCTCTTCGCGGAGTTTATCCTTCAATTCTTCCTTGTTCGGGAACTTCTTCGAATTGAATTTTTTATCCACGTCTTCGAGAATCAGATCCTCGGAGGTTTGTTCTTTTTCTTCCCTTTCTATGATGTCGCTGACTTCTTTTTTGATCGTGAGCGGAGTGATTCCGAATTTCAGGTTGTGTTCTTCCTGAATCTGTCTCCGCCGTTTCGTTTCGTCGATCGCCTTGGCCATCGAGTCCGTCATCTTATCCGCGTAAAGAATCGCGGTTCCGTTCACGTTCCTCGCGGCGCGACCGATGGTCTGTATAAGAGATTTATAATTTCTTAAAAAACCTTCCTTGTCCGCGTCCAAAATCGCAACCAGCGAAACCTCGGGAATATCCAAACCTTCCCGTAAAAGATTGATCCCGATCAGAACGTCGTGAATCCCTTTCCGCAAATCGCGGATGATCGCGACACGATCCAAAGTTTCCACTTCGGAGTGAAGATAAGCGACCTTCAA
It encodes:
- a CDS encoding aldo/keto reductase — its product is MKQRKLGTQGPLVSEIGLGCMGMSDFYGTKETRDRAESIRTIHTALDAGINLLNTGDFYGIGHNELLIAEALKSAPNQPLISVKFGAMRTPQGGFTGYDARPAAVKNFAAYSLTRLGVEAIDIYQPSRVDPTIPIEETVGAIKELIEEGKVRYLGLSEASPENIRRAHKIHPVTALEIEYSLATRLIEKEILSTARELGIGIVAYGVLSRGLLSGKISGQLESGDFRNHSPRFMGKNLESNLERVNLLQELAKEKGCSPAQLAIAWVLHQGDDIVPLIGSTKTGSLKENLGALNISLNREELNRISEAFPDGSFQGERYPAFQMQTVAK
- a CDS encoding TetR/AcrR family transcriptional regulator, whose product is MPRTGLTPDELYNKALDSTEEEIRRNGVERLKLTDIARELNVSHAALYKFFSDKQSLLDEVSKRWLDRIDRELERISKQNSPVETILTEWFTTLHTMKREKVLSDPRLFGAFNLSAEKTRPFVVSHLNHMAELLEGLVQTGISNGTFHCSNAKEGARILFEGTASFHHPRLVLESIEEDRRQALKALIKTLLAGLKSKTL
- a CDS encoding serine hydrolase domain-containing protein, whose protein sequence is MRIWLFLIWIGFVLSCASTQPEGEVALRSAARSFAPKQLNRTPYEGFPIALPEEAGLDSAPLLRLSKSIREEGIEVRSLLIFKDGKLVMERYAGGVTHDHNHSVYSVTKTVTSTLLGILNLEGVLKNVDEPVMNSLRSLGNLPFPLLDGKESLKLRDVLHMASGMRWSEFPEREDIRTAEDPLVIALLPEVKDKPGTKFDYSNGDSQLAAAVLENKAGMTLLHFAEKTLFSWLDFKGYEWYTSPSGRQTAGFGLRLKPIDMLKLGVLYLDKGIYRGKKILKPDWIKQAIQPGASQNYGYQLWTHQFEGKKTFMANGKGSQFVYVIPHRRMVIVTTSAIWDKPISFLLDKILSGVKESLDSKDKKKNPEKEEAFLKEIHEASITIGNSALWKDLDEPHLIHPKH
- a CDS encoding LIC_10730 family protein encodes the protein MNRTFILRSLLICFLCVAVPHLGCLVRVDWDGNEKNVKKGPSPDAFPTIEDANLTQAERARLIREGKLTPLSPDGLALIHGRDSGFSYEHACTQLLAKCQGNCMEEWYPFTSIFLPIIGYRSAKQRQCMDRCNQFCKLPSRILSGETSTTPTTPGPQSQ
- the cutA gene encoding divalent-cation tolerance protein CutA — translated: MADSKEIVVFTTLSDRDLAEIQISEMLQEGIIISGTIFPEVTLMYQWDGKIAMDTENKIMIKARSDQYPKIEEFIMKHHPYLAPEIIRLDVSFGSENYRKFIKAKIDKAG
- a CDS encoding rhomboid family intramembrane serine protease codes for the protein MITILICLVTFGLSVWCFASEEKLGKFILTPYRLERDKNYYTLLTSGFIHADWMHLIFNMVSFYSFGKNLELTVGPIKFLIFYLGTILITSVISWRKNSDNPLYATLGASGGVCGVLFATILFYPGLSLYMMFIPIPIPGAIYAVLYLVYTYFSSRNAASDGINHDAHLWGALCGIAFALLLEPEIISRVLRNITGGGEG